A genomic segment from Stenotrophomonas maltophilia encodes:
- the rplD gene encoding 50S ribosomal protein L4: protein MELVITGSNNKVSVSDAVFGRDFSEDLVHQVVVAYRNAGRAGTKAQKTRSEVAGTTKKSKKQKGGGARHGALTAPIFVGGGVTFAAKPRSFEQKVNRKQYRAAMCAILSELNRQGRLTIVESFDVEVTNTKGLIAKLAGLEVGKRPLIVTEEASEHLYLSARNLPYVQVRDVQGLDPVSLVGADTVVITADAVKKVEEWLA, encoded by the coding sequence ATGGAACTCGTTATCACGGGTAGCAACAACAAGGTCTCGGTCTCCGACGCCGTGTTCGGTCGCGATTTCAGCGAAGATCTGGTCCACCAGGTCGTCGTTGCTTACCGCAACGCCGGTCGCGCCGGCACCAAGGCACAGAAGACTCGCTCTGAAGTGGCTGGTACCACCAAGAAGTCGAAGAAGCAGAAGGGCGGCGGCGCGCGTCATGGCGCACTGACGGCTCCGATCTTCGTCGGCGGCGGTGTCACCTTCGCGGCCAAGCCGCGCAGCTTCGAGCAGAAGGTCAATCGTAAGCAGTACCGTGCCGCCATGTGCGCGATCCTGTCCGAGCTGAACCGTCAGGGCCGTCTGACCATCGTGGAGTCCTTCGATGTCGAAGTGACCAACACGAAGGGTCTGATCGCCAAGCTGGCCGGCCTGGAAGTGGGCAAGCGCCCGCTGATCGTCACTGAAGAAGCGTCCGAGCACCTGTACCTGTCCGCCCGCAATCTGCCGTACGTGCAGGTGCGTGACGTCCAGGGTCTGGATCCGGTCTCGCTGGTTGGTGCCGACACGGTCGTCATCACCGCTGACGCGGTCAAGAAGGTCGAGGAGTGGCTGGCATGA
- the rplB gene encoding 50S ribosomal protein L2, protein MPLMKFKPTSPGRRSAVRVVTPDLHKGAPHAALVESQSRSGGRNHHGRITVRHVGGGAKQHYRIIDFKRNKLGIPARVERIEYDPNRTAHIALLCYVDGERRYIIAPKGLKAGDQVIAGSDAPIKAGNTLPLRNIPVGTTIHCIELKPGKGAQIARAAGAAVQLVAREGIYATLRLRSGEMRKVPVECCATIGEVGNDEHSLEKLGKAGAKRWRGVRPTVRGAAMNPVDHPHGGGEAKAGQGNPHPVTPWGVPTKGYKTRHNKRTQQFIVRDRRG, encoded by the coding sequence ATGCCATTGATGAAATTCAAGCCCACCTCCCCCGGCCGCCGTTCGGCCGTGCGCGTGGTCACCCCCGACCTGCACAAGGGTGCTCCGCACGCCGCACTGGTCGAGTCGCAGAGCCGCTCGGGTGGTCGTAACCACCATGGCCGCATCACCGTGCGTCACGTCGGTGGTGGTGCCAAGCAGCACTACCGCATCATCGACTTCAAGCGCAACAAGCTGGGCATCCCGGCGCGCGTGGAACGCATCGAATACGATCCGAACCGCACCGCCCACATCGCTCTGCTGTGCTACGTCGACGGTGAGCGTCGCTACATCATTGCCCCGAAGGGCCTGAAGGCTGGTGATCAGGTGATCGCTGGTTCGGACGCCCCGATCAAGGCTGGCAACACCCTGCCGCTGCGCAACATCCCGGTCGGTACCACCATCCACTGCATCGAACTGAAGCCGGGCAAGGGCGCTCAGATCGCTCGCGCCGCTGGTGCGGCCGTGCAGCTGGTGGCTCGTGAAGGCATCTACGCCACCCTGCGCCTGCGCTCGGGTGAAATGCGTAAGGTTCCGGTCGAGTGCTGCGCCACCATCGGCGAAGTCGGCAACGACGAGCACAGCCTGGAAAAGCTGGGCAAGGCCGGTGCCAAGCGTTGGCGCGGCGTCCGCCCGACCGTTCGTGGTGCTGCCATGAACCCGGTTGACCACCCGCACGGTGGTGGTGAGGCGAAGGCCGGCCAGGGTAATCCGCATCCGGTCACCCCGTGGGGTGTCCCGACCAAGGGTTACAAGACGCGCCATAACAAGCGCACTCAGCAGTTCATCGTCCGCGATCGTAGGGGCTAA
- the rplP gene encoding 50S ribosomal protein L16 has translation MLQPKRTKYRKVHKGRNDGLSWSANAVSFGEYGLKATAHGQLTARQIEAARRSISRYVKRGGKMWIRVFPDKPITKKPIEVRMGSGKGNVEYWVAQIQPGRMIYEIEGVSEEVAREAFRLAAAKLSVTTTFVTRTVR, from the coding sequence ATGTTGCAACCCAAGCGAACCAAGTACCGCAAGGTACACAAAGGCCGTAACGATGGCCTGAGCTGGAGCGCCAACGCTGTCAGCTTCGGCGAGTACGGCCTGAAGGCAACCGCCCACGGTCAGCTGACCGCGCGTCAGATCGAAGCGGCCCGCCGCTCGATCAGCCGCTACGTCAAGCGCGGTGGCAAGATGTGGATCCGCGTGTTCCCCGACAAGCCCATCACCAAGAAGCCCATCGAAGTTCGAATGGGTTCGGGTAAGGGCAACGTGGAATACTGGGTGGCCCAGATCCAGCCCGGCCGCATGATCTATGAAATCGAGGGTGTTTCCGAGGAAGTGGCACGCGAGGCGTTCCGCCTGGCCGCCGCGAAGCTCTCGGTCACCACCACTTTCGTGACCCGGACGGTGCGCTGA
- the tuf gene encoding elongation factor Tu: MAKGKFERTKPHVNVGTIGHVDHGKTTLTAALTKIGAERFGGEFKDYSSIDAAPEEKARGITISTAHVEYESPVRHYAHVDCPGHADYVKNMITGAAQMDGAILVCSAADGPMPQTREHILLSRQVGVPYIVVFLNKADMVDDAELLELVEMEVRELLSKYDFPGDDTPIIAGSARLALEGDQSDIGVPAILKLVDALDSWIPEPERAIDKPFLMPVEDVFSISGRGTVVTGRIERGVIKVGDEIEIVGIRPVQKTTVTGVEMFRKLLDQGQAGDNAGLLLRGTKRDDVERGQVLAKPGSIKPHTKFEGEVYVLSKDEGGRHTPFFNGYRPQFYFRTTDITGAAALPEGVEMVMPGDNVKMVVTLINPVAMDEGLRFAIREGGRTVGAGVVSKIIE; encoded by the coding sequence ATGGCAAAGGGTAAGTTCGAGCGCACCAAGCCGCACGTCAACGTCGGCACCATCGGTCACGTCGATCATGGCAAGACCACGCTGACCGCTGCACTGACCAAGATCGGTGCCGAGCGCTTCGGTGGCGAGTTCAAGGATTACTCCTCGATCGACGCCGCGCCGGAAGAAAAGGCTCGTGGTATCACGATCTCGACCGCGCACGTCGAATACGAATCCCCGGTCCGTCACTACGCCCACGTCGATTGCCCGGGCCATGCTGACTACGTCAAGAACATGATCACCGGTGCCGCCCAGATGGACGGCGCGATCCTGGTGTGCTCGGCCGCTGACGGCCCGATGCCGCAGACCCGCGAGCACATCCTGCTGTCGCGTCAGGTCGGCGTGCCGTACATCGTCGTGTTCCTGAACAAGGCCGACATGGTTGACGACGCCGAGCTGCTCGAGCTGGTCGAGATGGAAGTGCGTGAACTGCTGAGCAAGTACGACTTCCCGGGCGACGACACCCCGATCATCGCCGGTTCGGCCCGTCTGGCGCTGGAAGGCGACCAGAGCGACATCGGCGTGCCGGCCATCCTGAAGCTGGTCGACGCCCTGGACAGCTGGATTCCGGAGCCGGAGCGCGCGATCGACAAGCCGTTCCTGATGCCGGTGGAAGACGTGTTCTCGATCTCGGGCCGCGGCACCGTGGTGACCGGTCGTATCGAGCGCGGCGTGATCAAGGTTGGCGACGAAATCGAAATCGTCGGCATCCGTCCGGTGCAGAAGACCACCGTGACCGGCGTTGAAATGTTCCGCAAGCTGCTGGACCAGGGTCAGGCAGGCGACAACGCTGGCCTGCTGCTGCGCGGCACCAAGCGTGACGACGTCGAGCGTGGCCAGGTCCTGGCCAAGCCGGGTTCGATCAAGCCGCACACCAAGTTCGAAGGCGAAGTGTACGTCCTGTCGAAGGACGAAGGCGGCCGCCACACCCCGTTCTTCAACGGCTACCGTCCGCAGTTCTACTTCCGCACCACCGACATCACCGGCGCAGCTGCTCTGCCGGAAGGCGTCGAAATGGTGATGCCGGGTGACAACGTCAAGATGGTCGTCACCCTGATCAACCCGGTGGCAATGGACGAAGGCCTGCGCTTCGCCATCCGCGAAGGTGGCCGTACCGTCGGCGCCGGCGTGGTCTCGAAGATCATCGAGTAA
- the fusA gene encoding elongation factor G, producing the protein MARSTPIERYRNFGIMAHIDAGKTTTSERILFYTGKSHKIGEVHDGAATMDWMEQEQERGITIQSAATTAFWKGMDKSLPEHRFNIIDTPGHVDFTIEVERSLRVLDGAVFVLCAVGGVQPQSETVWRQANRYKVPRIAFVNKMDRTGANFYKVRDQLKAKLGAVAVPMQLPIGAEEGFKGVVDLLKMKAIHWDEASQGMKFEYGDIPADLQEKAEEARTFMIEAAAEASEELMEKYLGGEELAEAEIINALRTRTLATEIVPMYCGSAFKNKGVQAMLDGVIQLLPSPVDVPDVTGTDVDDENIAMTRKSDDKAPFSSLAFKIITDPFVGALTFFRVYSGTLNGGDTVLNSVKGKKERIGRILQMHSNNREEIKEVLAGDIAAAVGLKDTTTGDTLCAVDKPIILERMTFPEPVISMAVEPKTKSDQEKMGLALGRLAQEDPSFRVKTDEESGQTIISGMGELHLDIIVDRLKREFNVEANVGAPQVAYRETITLADVKSDYKHAKQSGGKGQYGHVVIELSPLTAEDRADAKLAPAIKDDFLFVNDITGGVIPKEFIPSIEKGLRETITSGPLAGFPVVDVKVKLVFGSYHDVDSSEMAFKLASSMAFKQGFAKAKPVLLEPIMKVEIVTPEDYQGDVMGDVSRRRGVLQGSDTTGDGSASIINAMIPLGEMFGYATALRSQTQGRATFTMEFDHYEPAPNNIAEAVMKKG; encoded by the coding sequence GTGGCCCGTTCCACTCCCATCGAGCGTTACCGTAACTTCGGCATCATGGCTCACATTGATGCCGGCAAGACCACCACGTCCGAGCGCATCCTGTTCTACACCGGCAAGAGCCACAAGATCGGTGAAGTGCACGACGGCGCCGCCACCATGGACTGGATGGAGCAGGAGCAGGAGCGTGGCATCACGATCCAGTCCGCTGCCACCACCGCGTTCTGGAAGGGCATGGACAAGTCCCTGCCGGAGCATCGCTTCAACATCATCGACACCCCCGGGCACGTCGACTTCACCATCGAAGTGGAGCGCTCGCTGCGCGTGCTCGACGGTGCGGTGTTCGTGCTGTGTGCCGTTGGTGGCGTGCAGCCGCAGTCGGAAACCGTGTGGCGCCAGGCCAACCGGTACAAGGTGCCGCGCATTGCGTTCGTCAACAAGATGGACCGCACCGGCGCCAACTTCTACAAGGTCCGTGACCAGCTGAAGGCCAAGCTCGGCGCCGTCGCCGTACCGATGCAGCTGCCGATCGGCGCTGAAGAAGGCTTCAAGGGCGTCGTCGACCTGCTGAAGATGAAGGCCATCCACTGGGATGAAGCCTCGCAGGGCATGAAGTTCGAGTACGGCGACATCCCGGCCGACCTGCAGGAAAAGGCTGAAGAAGCCCGTACCTTCATGATCGAAGCCGCGGCTGAAGCCAGCGAAGAGCTGATGGAAAAGTACCTGGGCGGCGAAGAGCTGGCCGAGGCTGAAATCATCAACGCGCTGCGTACCCGCACCCTGGCCACCGAGATCGTGCCGATGTACTGCGGCTCGGCGTTCAAGAACAAGGGCGTGCAGGCTATGCTGGACGGCGTGATCCAGCTGCTGCCGTCGCCGGTCGACGTTCCGGACGTGACCGGTACCGACGTGGACGATGAAAACATCGCCATGACCCGCAAGTCCGACGACAAGGCTCCGTTCTCGTCGCTGGCCTTCAAGATCATCACCGACCCGTTCGTCGGCGCGCTGACCTTCTTCCGTGTCTACTCGGGCACCCTGAACGGTGGCGACACCGTGCTGAACTCGGTGAAGGGCAAGAAGGAGCGCATCGGCCGCATCCTGCAGATGCACTCGAACAACCGCGAGGAAATCAAGGAAGTTCTGGCGGGTGACATCGCTGCTGCCGTGGGCCTGAAGGACACCACCACCGGTGACACCCTGTGTGCGGTCGACAAGCCGATCATCCTGGAGCGCATGACGTTCCCGGAGCCGGTGATCTCGATGGCCGTCGAGCCGAAGACCAAGTCGGACCAGGAAAAGATGGGTCTGGCGCTGGGTCGCCTGGCGCAGGAAGATCCGTCGTTCCGCGTCAAGACCGACGAAGAATCCGGCCAGACCATCATCTCGGGCATGGGCGAGCTGCACCTGGACATCATCGTTGACCGCCTGAAGCGCGAGTTCAACGTTGAAGCCAACGTCGGCGCACCGCAGGTGGCCTACCGCGAAACCATCACCCTGGCTGACGTCAAGTCGGACTACAAGCACGCCAAGCAGTCCGGTGGTAAGGGTCAGTACGGTCACGTCGTGATCGAGCTGTCGCCGCTGACCGCTGAAGACCGTGCCGACGCCAAGCTTGCTCCGGCGATCAAGGACGACTTCCTGTTCGTCAACGACATCACCGGTGGTGTGATTCCGAAGGAATTCATCCCGTCGATCGAAAAGGGCCTGCGCGAAACCATCACCAGCGGTCCGCTGGCTGGCTTCCCGGTCGTGGACGTCAAGGTGAAGCTGGTGTTCGGTTCGTACCACGACGTCGACTCCTCGGAAATGGCGTTCAAGCTGGCTTCGTCGATGGCCTTCAAGCAGGGCTTCGCCAAGGCGAAGCCGGTGCTGCTGGAGCCGATCATGAAGGTCGAGATCGTGACCCCGGAGGACTACCAGGGTGACGTGATGGGCGACGTGAGCCGTCGTCGCGGCGTGCTGCAGGGTTCCGACACCACCGGTGACGGTTCGGCCAGCATCATCAACGCGATGATCCCGCTGGGTGAAATGTTCGGCTACGCCACGGCTCTGCGTTCGCAGACCCAGGGTCGCGCCACCTTCACCATGGAATTCGACCATTACGAGCCGGCGCCGAACAACATCGCCGAAGCCGTCATGAAGAAGGGCTGA
- the rplN gene encoding 50S ribosomal protein L14, which translates to MIQMQSYLDVADNSGAKQVMCFKVLGGSKRRYAGIGDIIKVTVKDAIPRGKVKKGEVYDAVVVRTRKGVRRADGSLIRFDGNAAVLLNNKQEPIGTRIFGPVTRELRSEKFMKIVSLAPEVL; encoded by the coding sequence ATGATCCAGATGCAGAGCTACCTTGACGTCGCGGACAATTCGGGTGCCAAGCAGGTGATGTGCTTCAAGGTGCTGGGTGGTTCCAAGCGCCGTTACGCCGGTATCGGCGACATCATCAAGGTCACCGTGAAGGATGCAATTCCGCGCGGCAAGGTCAAGAAGGGTGAAGTGTATGACGCCGTCGTGGTGCGTACCCGCAAGGGTGTGCGTCGCGCCGACGGTTCGCTGATCCGCTTCGACGGCAACGCTGCCGTCCTGCTGAACAACAAGCAGGAGCCGATCGGTACCCGTATCTTCGGGCCGGTGACCCGTGAACTTCGTTCGGAGAAGTTCATGAAGATCGTCTCGCTCGCTCCCGAAGTGCTGTGA
- the rpsJ gene encoding 30S ribosomal protein S10, which produces MADQKIRIRLKAFDHRLIDRSASEIVETAKRTGAQVRGPIPLPTKIERYTVLVSPHVDKDARDQYETRTHKRVLDIVDPNDKTVDALMKLELAAGVDVQIKLT; this is translated from the coding sequence ATGGCGGACCAAAAGATCCGGATCCGGCTGAAAGCGTTCGATCATCGTCTGATCGACCGTTCGGCCAGCGAGATCGTTGAAACGGCAAAGCGGACCGGCGCGCAAGTGCGTGGCCCGATCCCGCTGCCGACCAAGATCGAGCGTTACACCGTTCTCGTTTCCCCGCACGTCGACAAGGACGCGCGTGACCAGTACGAGACCCGCACGCACAAGCGCGTGCTCGATATCGTTGACCCGAATGACAAGACCGTGGACGCGCTGATGAAGCTCGAACTGGCTGCCGGCGTCGACGTTCAGATCAAGCTGACCTGA
- the rplC gene encoding 50S ribosomal protein L3, with product MTKKYSLGFVGRKAGMSRVFTEDGRSIPVTLIEATPNRIAQIKTVETDGYSAVQVTVGARRAALVNKPEAGHFAKAKVEAGRGLWEFRVEDAQLGDFAVGGEVKADIFEVGQIVDVQGVTKGKGFQGTIKRHNFRMGDATHGNSLSHRAPGSLGQRQTPGRVFPGKKMSGHMGAVQQSTQNLEVVKVDVERGLIAVRGAVPGAAGGDVIVRPASKA from the coding sequence ATGACGAAGAAGTATTCGTTGGGCTTCGTGGGCCGCAAGGCTGGCATGAGCCGCGTGTTCACTGAAGATGGCCGCTCCATCCCGGTGACCCTGATCGAAGCAACCCCGAACCGCATCGCGCAGATCAAGACCGTCGAAACCGACGGCTACAGCGCCGTGCAGGTGACCGTCGGCGCGCGTCGCGCTGCCCTGGTCAACAAGCCGGAAGCCGGCCACTTCGCCAAGGCGAAGGTGGAAGCGGGTCGTGGCCTGTGGGAATTCCGCGTTGAAGACGCGCAGCTCGGCGATTTCGCCGTTGGCGGCGAAGTCAAGGCGGACATCTTCGAAGTCGGCCAGATCGTCGACGTCCAGGGTGTCACCAAGGGTAAGGGCTTCCAGGGCACCATCAAGCGCCACAACTTCCGTATGGGCGATGCAACCCACGGTAACTCGCTGTCGCATCGCGCGCCGGGTTCGCTGGGTCAGCGCCAGACCCCGGGTCGCGTTTTCCCGGGCAAGAAGATGTCGGGCCACATGGGCGCGGTGCAGCAGAGCACCCAGAACCTGGAAGTGGTCAAGGTCGACGTCGAGCGCGGTCTGATCGCCGTTCGCGGCGCCGTTCCGGGCGCGGCGGGTGGCGACGTGATCGTCCGTCCGGCGAGCAAGGCATAA
- the rplV gene encoding 50S ribosomal protein L22 encodes MEAKAILRTARISPQKARLVADQVRGLPAERAVNLLKFSDKKAAHLIKKVVESAIANAENNQGADVDELKVQTIMVDEGPTLKRFMARAKGRGTRILKRTSHITVVVGAAK; translated from the coding sequence ATGGAAGCGAAAGCCATCCTGCGCACTGCGCGCATCTCCCCGCAGAAGGCTCGTCTGGTCGCTGACCAGGTGCGCGGTCTGCCGGCCGAGCGTGCGGTCAACCTGCTGAAGTTCTCGGACAAGAAGGCTGCCCACCTGATCAAGAAGGTGGTGGAGTCGGCAATTGCCAACGCCGAGAACAACCAGGGCGCCGACGTCGACGAGCTGAAGGTTCAGACCATCATGGTTGATGAAGGTCCGACCCTGAAGCGTTTCATGGCGCGGGCGAAAGGCCGCGGTACCCGCATCCTCAAGCGCACCAGCCACATCACTGTGGTTGTGGGCGCCGCCAAGTAA
- the rplW gene encoding 50S ribosomal protein L23 translates to MNSNEKIFSVLRAPRVSEKTARLQELSNQYVFEVSNEATKADVKAAVEQLFDVKVEAVNVVNVKGKNKSFRNRAGRRGDWRKAYVRLADGQSIDVTAKA, encoded by the coding sequence ATGAACAGCAACGAAAAAATCTTCAGCGTGCTGCGTGCCCCGCGTGTCTCCGAAAAGACCGCGCGCCTGCAGGAACTCTCCAATCAGTATGTCTTCGAAGTTTCGAACGAAGCCACCAAGGCCGATGTAAAGGCCGCGGTTGAGCAGCTGTTCGACGTCAAGGTCGAAGCCGTCAACGTGGTCAACGTCAAGGGCAAGAACAAGTCCTTCCGTAACCGTGCTGGCCGCCGCGGCGATTGGCGCAAGGCGTACGTTCGTCTGGCCGACGGCCAGTCGATCGATGTAACGGCCAAGGCCTGA
- the rpmC gene encoding 50S ribosomal protein L29 encodes MDIKTLREKSADELKAHLIDLRKEQFSVRMQQVTGQLPKTHDIRRVRREIARVKTLLGSTK; translated from the coding sequence ATGGATATCAAAACTCTCCGTGAAAAGTCGGCTGACGAACTCAAGGCCCACCTGATCGACCTGCGTAAGGAACAGTTCTCTGTCCGTATGCAGCAGGTCACCGGCCAGCTGCCGAAGACCCACGACATCCGCCGGGTCCGTCGCGAGATTGCTCGCGTCAAGACCCTGCTCGGCAGCACGAAGTAA
- the rpsL gene encoding 30S ribosomal protein S12 — protein sequence MATINQLVRKPRQATTYKSASPALDKCPQRRGVCTRVYTTTPKKPNSALRKVAKVRLTNQEEVISYIGGEGHNLQEHSVVLIRGGRVKDLPGVRYHTVRGSLDAAGVAKRRQARSKYGAKRPKA from the coding sequence ATGGCGACGATCAACCAGCTGGTCCGCAAGCCGCGGCAAGCGACCACCTACAAGAGTGCCTCGCCGGCGCTCGACAAGTGCCCGCAGCGCCGTGGCGTCTGCACCCGTGTCTACACCACCACTCCGAAGAAGCCGAACTCGGCTCTGCGCAAGGTTGCCAAGGTCCGCCTGACCAACCAGGAAGAAGTGATTTCCTACATCGGTGGTGAAGGCCACAACCTGCAGGAGCACTCCGTGGTCCTGATCCGGGGCGGTCGCGTCAAGGACCTGCCGGGTGTGCGTTACCACACCGTTCGTGGCTCGCTCGACGCCGCCGGCGTTGCCAAGCGTCGCCAGGCCCGTTCCAAGTACGGCGCCAAGCGTCCGAAGGCATAA
- the rplX gene encoding 50S ribosomal protein L24 → MANRIKKGDQVVVNAGKDKGKQGEVVRVDGDRVVVANVNIVKRHTKPNPQAGVAGGVVEREASIHISNVNVLNPASGKGERVGFKVLEDGRKLRVFRSSGEALDA, encoded by the coding sequence ATGGCTAACCGTATCAAGAAGGGCGACCAGGTTGTCGTCAACGCTGGCAAGGACAAGGGCAAGCAGGGCGAAGTCGTCCGCGTCGACGGCGACCGTGTGGTCGTCGCCAACGTGAACATCGTCAAGCGCCACACCAAGCCGAACCCGCAGGCAGGTGTTGCCGGCGGCGTGGTCGAGCGCGAAGCTTCGATCCATATCTCCAACGTGAATGTTCTGAACCCGGCTTCGGGCAAGGGCGAACGCGTTGGCTTCAAGGTGCTGGAGGATGGACGCAAACTGCGTGTGTTCCGCTCCAGCGGTGAGGCGCTCGACGCCTGA
- the rpsC gene encoding 30S ribosomal protein S3 yields the protein MGHKVHPIGIRLGISKDWNSKWYANKAEFAGYLAADLKVREMLRKKLAQAGISKILIERPAKTARVTIHTARPGVVIGKRGEDIEKLRKEVSEMMGVPAHINVTEVRKPELDAQLVAESIAQQLERRIMFRRAMKRSVGNAMRLGALGIKVNVGGRLNGAEIARSEWYREGRVPLHTLRADIDYGFAEAKTTYGIIGIKVWIYKGEVFDFSQVGQEKQDDTPSRNDRHDRGDRGDRQRPAREAR from the coding sequence ATGGGTCATAAAGTTCATCCGATTGGTATCCGCCTCGGCATTTCCAAGGACTGGAACTCCAAGTGGTACGCCAACAAGGCCGAGTTCGCTGGTTACCTGGCAGCCGACCTGAAAGTGCGCGAAATGCTGCGCAAGAAGCTGGCTCAGGCCGGCATCAGCAAGATCCTGATCGAGCGTCCGGCCAAGACCGCTCGCGTGACGATCCACACCGCCCGTCCGGGCGTGGTGATCGGCAAGCGCGGTGAGGACATCGAGAAGCTGCGCAAGGAAGTGAGCGAGATGATGGGCGTCCCGGCGCACATCAACGTCACCGAAGTGCGCAAGCCGGAACTGGACGCGCAGCTCGTTGCCGAGTCGATCGCCCAGCAGCTGGAGCGTCGCATCATGTTCCGCCGCGCAATGAAGCGCTCGGTCGGCAACGCGATGCGCCTGGGTGCCCTGGGCATCAAGGTCAACGTGGGTGGCCGCCTCAACGGTGCAGAAATCGCCCGTTCGGAGTGGTACCGCGAAGGCCGCGTGCCGCTGCACACCCTGCGTGCCGACATCGACTATGGCTTCGCTGAAGCCAAGACGACCTACGGCATCATCGGCATCAAGGTCTGGATCTACAAGGGCGAAGTCTTCGATTTCTCCCAGGTTGGCCAGGAAAAGCAGGACGACACCCCGTCGCGCAACGATCGTCATGATCGCGGCGACCGCGGTGACCGTCAGCGCCCGGCCCGTGAAGCGAGGTAA
- the rpsQ gene encoding 30S ribosomal protein S17: MSDNTENKTLRTVEGRVVSNKMDKTVTVLVERQVKHALYGKYIKRSTKLHAHDADNACKEGDVVRVTEIAPMSKTKNWRVVEVITRAAE, encoded by the coding sequence ATGAGCGACAATACTGAAAACAAGACGCTGCGCACGGTCGAAGGCCGTGTCGTCAGCAACAAGATGGACAAGACGGTTACCGTCCTGGTTGAGCGTCAGGTCAAGCACGCGCTGTACGGCAAGTACATCAAGCGCTCGACCAAGCTGCACGCCCACGATGCCGACAACGCCTGCAAGGAAGGCGATGTCGTCCGCGTGACCGAGATTGCTCCGATGTCCAAGACCAAGAACTGGCGCGTGGTGGAAGTCATCACGCGTGCGGCTGAATAA
- the rpsG gene encoding 30S ribosomal protein S7 has translation MSRKGNTPQRSVLPDPKHGSETIARFINMVMQSGKKSVAEKIVYGAMDVITEKNSSANAIELVQKALDNVAPAVEVKSRRVGGATYQVPVEVRSSRKMALAMRWLIDSARKRGENTMPKKLAAELIDASENRGGAIKKREETHRMAEANKAFAHYRW, from the coding sequence ATGTCGCGTAAGGGTAATACTCCGCAGCGTTCCGTCCTGCCCGATCCGAAGCACGGAAGCGAAACCATCGCCCGCTTCATCAACATGGTCATGCAGAGCGGCAAGAAGTCCGTCGCCGAAAAGATCGTGTACGGCGCCATGGACGTGATCACCGAGAAGAACAGCAGCGCCAACGCCATTGAACTGGTGCAGAAGGCTCTGGACAACGTCGCTCCGGCGGTCGAAGTCAAGTCGCGCCGCGTCGGTGGTGCCACCTACCAGGTGCCGGTCGAAGTGCGTTCGTCGCGCAAGATGGCCCTGGCCATGCGCTGGCTGATCGACTCCGCGCGCAAGCGTGGTGAGAACACCATGCCGAAGAAGCTGGCTGCTGAACTGATCGACGCCTCGGAAAACCGTGGCGGCGCCATCAAAAAGCGCGAAGAAACCCACCGCATGGCCGAAGCCAACAAGGCATTCGCCCACTACCGCTGGTGA
- the rpsS gene encoding 30S ribosomal protein S19 — MARSLKKGPFVDHHLVKKVEAAAGSKKPIKTWSRRSMILPDMVGVTIAVHNGKNHIPVLVNENMVGHKLGEFAITRTFKGHGGDKKSGK, encoded by the coding sequence ATGGCACGTTCACTCAAGAAGGGCCCGTTCGTCGATCACCACCTCGTCAAGAAGGTGGAGGCCGCTGCGGGCAGCAAGAAGCCGATCAAGACCTGGTCGCGCCGTTCGATGATCCTGCCTGACATGGTAGGCGTCACCATTGCCGTGCATAACGGCAAGAACCACATCCCGGTTCTCGTCAACGAGAACATGGTCGGCCACAAGCTCGGCGAATTTGCCATCACCCGGACCTTCAAGGGTCACGGTGGTGACAAGAAGTCGGGCAAGTAA